From Pseudomonas hefeiensis, one genomic window encodes:
- a CDS encoding sarcosine oxidase subunit gamma, with amino-acid sequence MTSLREQHSIARQALAPLPGCRLADLTDLPRVGFRGAYSAEYLRSRGFVLPDAPNRAVIQADGSQVARLSQTEYLLLGSPEDQGQRMADEEARWELDHQANYLLPRQDSHACFQLTGDHLSEVLAKLCGVDLSPQAFGPGAVVQSSAARINVIVINSGAVQQASLHILCDRASQEYFRGALEDAMQEY; translated from the coding sequence ATGACCAGTCTGAGAGAACAACACAGCATCGCCCGACAAGCCTTGGCACCGTTGCCGGGGTGCCGCCTGGCGGACCTGACCGACCTGCCGCGGGTCGGTTTCCGCGGCGCCTACAGTGCCGAGTACCTGCGCAGCCGCGGCTTCGTCCTGCCAGATGCGCCCAACCGTGCGGTGATTCAAGCCGATGGCAGTCAGGTGGCACGGCTGTCGCAGACCGAATACCTGCTGCTGGGCAGTCCCGAGGATCAGGGCCAACGAATGGCCGATGAAGAAGCCCGCTGGGAGCTCGATCACCAAGCCAACTATCTGCTGCCTCGTCAGGACAGCCATGCCTGTTTTCAACTGACGGGGGATCATCTGAGCGAAGTATTGGCCAAGCTCTGTGGGGTTGATCTGAGCCCGCAGGCGTTCGGCCCGGGAGCTGTAGTTCAATCGTCGGCGGCACGCATCAACGTGATTGTCATCAATTCAGGTGCCGTGCAGCAGGCGAGCTTGCACATCCTCTGTGACCGGGCGTCGCAGGAGTATTTTCGGGGAGCGTTGGAGGATGCAATGCAGGAATATTAG
- a CDS encoding sugar phosphate isomerase/epimerase family protein, which yields MREFLVFQSLWAMQDHRGQCDLSLEAQVEKIAAAGFDGVTDHFWIAPQAERLHAAAKAQGLQIEGQLFPRTVSDLAQALEVASRYGCHHLTLQADVRPRTLAQAITMIEGWQRLAEQVDFPILLETHRYRLTSDLLFTLDLLAQMPDLKLLADLSHYVVGRELPEPAAAEDDEQIHTILRHSWGFHGRVANSEQVQVPLTFAQHRPWLDRFLGWWRYGIKDWLARPNTPASLSFTCELGPPPYAITGSDGRDITDRWGEALLLKELMRGVWDECVDADAELLHVPTQD from the coding sequence ATGCGTGAATTCCTGGTGTTTCAGTCCCTGTGGGCCATGCAAGATCACCGTGGTCAATGCGATCTTTCCCTTGAGGCGCAGGTGGAGAAGATTGCCGCTGCTGGCTTCGATGGGGTCACCGACCATTTCTGGATCGCGCCACAGGCCGAACGTCTGCATGCCGCTGCCAAGGCGCAAGGCCTGCAAATCGAAGGTCAACTGTTTCCCCGCACCGTGAGTGACTTGGCGCAAGCGCTTGAGGTGGCCTCTCGCTACGGCTGCCACCACCTCACGCTGCAAGCCGACGTCCGGCCGCGCACGCTGGCACAGGCGATCACTATGATCGAAGGCTGGCAGCGTCTGGCCGAGCAGGTGGACTTTCCGATCCTGCTGGAAACCCACCGCTATCGTCTCACCAGTGACCTGTTGTTCACCCTCGATTTGCTCGCGCAGATGCCCGACCTCAAGTTGTTGGCTGACTTGTCCCATTACGTCGTGGGCCGCGAATTGCCTGAGCCGGCCGCGGCCGAAGACGACGAACAGATTCACACCATCTTGCGACACAGTTGGGGTTTTCATGGGCGGGTCGCTAATAGTGAGCAGGTCCAGGTGCCCTTGACCTTCGCCCAGCATCGCCCCTGGCTGGACCGGTTTCTGGGCTGGTGGCGTTACGGAATCAAGGATTGGCTGGCGCGACCGAACACACCCGCGAGCCTGTCCTTCACCTGCGAGCTTGGCCCGCCACCCTATGCGATCACGGGGAGTGATGGGCGCGATATAACGGATCGCTGGGGCGAGGCGCTGCTGCTGAAGGAACTGATGCGTGGTGTTTGGGATGAGTGTGTTGACGCCGATGCCGAATTGCTCCACGTGCCGACGCAAGACTGA
- a CDS encoding MocE family 2Fe-2S type ferredoxin — protein sequence MNDQWIDVCAVGEINEEDVIRFDHGPHTYAIYRSADNEFFATAGLCTHESIHLADGLVMDHVIECPKHNGRFDYRTGKALGAPVCVNLKTYPVRVDAGRVLLAISA from the coding sequence ATGAACGATCAATGGATCGATGTATGCGCCGTGGGCGAAATCAATGAAGAAGACGTCATTCGCTTCGACCACGGTCCGCATACCTATGCTATCTACCGCTCTGCTGACAACGAATTTTTTGCCACTGCTGGCCTGTGTACTCACGAGTCGATCCACCTGGCTGACGGCCTGGTGATGGACCACGTCATCGAGTGCCCCAAGCACAACGGGCGCTTTGACTATCGCACCGGCAAAGCCTTGGGGGCGCCGGTGTGCGTCAATCTCAAGACCTATCCGGTACGGGTCGACGCGGGACGGGTTCTGCTCGCCATTTCGGCTTGA
- a CDS encoding NAD(P)/FAD-dependent oxidoreductase, with the protein MNAPLIIVGAGHAGGRTALTLREQGYTGRLILIGDELHLPYERPPLSKGLLQGTMNLDDCSLWRDSRLTELNIEHLAGNPVKSLDPQHHRLQLTDGRWLSYSRLLLATGGRARRLSLVPEPLSNVLYLRTHDEALALRSALRPGTRLVIVGGGFIGLEVAATARTLGCQVTLLEAGPRLAGRVLPEAVSQALLELHRQQGVDVRLNVALERVQGIERAEAVQLVDGQVLPCDWVVVGIGMQPNIELAAAAGLEVGQGIRVDAQLRTSAPDIFAAGDVCEFRLHADALFQRQETWRNAETQGRHAALNLLGGELPFEGVPGFWSDQYDWGLQTVGVISPTPPSAVRTLAGGGLLLFYLDTEQRLQGACGWGQGNSVAKDIKLCERLIANLTPLSVDALADADVSLKHLLRP; encoded by the coding sequence ATGAATGCTCCACTGATTATCGTCGGCGCCGGCCATGCCGGTGGCCGCACGGCGCTGACCTTGCGCGAGCAGGGTTATACCGGTCGGCTGATCCTGATCGGCGATGAACTCCATTTGCCGTACGAGCGTCCTCCGCTTTCCAAGGGCTTGCTGCAGGGTACGATGAACCTGGACGATTGCAGCCTGTGGCGGGATAGCCGGCTCACTGAACTGAACATCGAACACCTGGCGGGCAACCCGGTAAAAAGCCTGGATCCGCAGCACCACCGCCTGCAATTGACCGACGGACGTTGGCTGTCCTACAGCCGATTACTGCTGGCGACCGGGGGTAGAGCGCGTCGCTTGTCCCTGGTGCCTGAACCTCTGTCCAACGTGCTTTACCTGCGCACCCATGACGAAGCCCTGGCCCTGCGCAGCGCATTGAGGCCCGGCACGCGCCTGGTGATTGTCGGCGGTGGCTTTATCGGCCTCGAAGTCGCGGCAACGGCCCGAACCCTGGGCTGTCAGGTGACGTTGCTGGAAGCCGGGCCACGACTGGCCGGGCGAGTATTGCCTGAAGCCGTGTCCCAGGCCTTGTTGGAGTTGCATCGGCAACAGGGCGTGGATGTTCGGCTGAACGTAGCGCTTGAAAGGGTACAAGGCATCGAACGCGCTGAGGCGGTGCAACTGGTGGACGGCCAGGTGCTGCCCTGTGACTGGGTGGTAGTCGGTATCGGCATGCAACCCAACATCGAATTGGCCGCAGCGGCGGGGCTTGAGGTGGGCCAGGGAATTCGAGTCGATGCCCAGTTGCGCACCAGCGCGCCAGACATCTTTGCTGCCGGCGATGTGTGTGAGTTTCGCCTGCACGCCGATGCGTTATTCCAGCGCCAGGAAACCTGGCGCAATGCCGAGACCCAGGGCCGTCACGCGGCATTGAATCTGTTGGGCGGCGAGCTGCCGTTCGAGGGGGTTCCCGGCTTCTGGTCTGATCAGTACGACTGGGGCTTACAGACGGTGGGCGTGATCTCACCGACGCCACCTTCGGCCGTTCGCACCCTGGCAGGCGGTGGTCTGCTGCTGTTCTACCTGGACACCGAGCAACGTTTGCAAGGTGCCTGCGGCTGGGGGCAGGGCAACAGCGTTGCCAAGGACATCAAGTTATGTGAACGGCTGATTGCCAACCTGACCCCACTCTCTGTGGACGCATTGGCCGACGCCGATGTGTCGCTCAAACATCTGCTAAGGCCCTGA